The following coding sequences are from one Leptolyngbya sp. NIES-3755 window:
- a CDS encoding hypothetical protein (similar to AA sequence:cyanobase_aa:MAE04260) — translation MSIMISDELLAATRMTEAEMKQEIAILLFQKEKFTLAQASRFAEMNRVAFQHLLASRQIPVHYDVEDFEQDIRNLREMGRL, via the coding sequence ATGAGCATTATGATTTCTGATGAACTGCTTGCGGCGACTCGAATGACAGAGGCAGAGATGAAGCAAGAAATAGCAATTCTCTTGTTTCAGAAGGAAAAATTTACATTGGCTCAGGCAAGTCGGTTTGCTGAGATGAATCGCGTTGCTTTTCAACATTTGTTGGCGAGTCGTCAGATTCCAGTTCACTACGATGTGGAAGATTTTGAGCAAGATATCCGCAATCTGCGGGAGATGGGTAGGCTGTGA
- a CDS encoding two-component hybrid sensor and regulator (similar to AA sequence:cyanobase_aa:gll1533), translated as MAQQTSDSTSTKQALQHCQEQFQRSIIDAPIPMMLHAEDGEVLQISHAWTEITGYSLDEIPTIADWTEKAYGARKHQICRQIDQLYELEERVEEGEFYIQTHSGEVRVWDFYSSPLGNLPDGRRLVNSSAVDITKQKQAEVQLHQTAIDCQTQIANLEQANADLEAFSYTVAHDLSAPLRGIQGFTQALLQDDASQPLEREYLNRIATTADRMDSLICDLLILSRISRLSLGIKPINLDQIVDEVLENLANTLDPEQIEVMKPLGIVWGSRSLLVQIISNLLTNALKFVLPQKVPHIRLWAEETSSTESIRLWVEDNGIGIASEDQVRIFDCFERLHGSDFYAGTGLGLAIVRRAIDRLGGRVGVESHPGNGSQFWVELPQFIDLSEGVESRETSRANPVD; from the coding sequence ATGGCTCAACAGACTTCAGATAGTACTTCAACAAAGCAAGCATTACAGCACTGTCAAGAACAGTTTCAGCGATCAATTATCGACGCACCGATTCCAATGATGCTTCACGCTGAAGATGGCGAAGTGCTGCAAATCAGCCATGCCTGGACAGAAATTACAGGCTATTCGCTCGACGAAATTCCCACGATCGCAGATTGGACAGAGAAAGCGTATGGAGCGCGAAAACATCAGATTTGTCGTCAAATCGATCAACTGTATGAGTTAGAAGAGCGCGTTGAAGAAGGAGAGTTCTACATTCAAACTCATTCTGGAGAGGTTCGGGTGTGGGATTTCTACTCATCACCGCTTGGAAATCTACCTGATGGTAGACGCTTAGTCAATAGTTCAGCCGTTGACATTACCAAACAGAAACAGGCAGAAGTGCAGTTGCATCAAACCGCGATCGACTGTCAAACGCAAATTGCTAACCTGGAACAAGCGAACGCGGATTTAGAAGCTTTTTCCTACACGGTCGCGCATGATCTATCGGCTCCACTGCGAGGAATTCAAGGCTTTACGCAAGCGCTCTTACAGGATGACGCTTCCCAACCGCTAGAGCGAGAGTATTTGAATCGGATTGCGACCACTGCCGATCGCATGGATTCTTTAATTTGCGATTTACTCATCTTGAGCCGGATCAGTCGTCTCAGTCTTGGAATCAAACCGATTAACCTCGATCAGATCGTGGATGAAGTGCTAGAGAATTTAGCGAACACGCTCGACCCGGAGCAGATCGAGGTGATGAAACCATTGGGAATCGTTTGGGGGAGTCGATCGCTGTTGGTACAAATCATTTCAAATTTGCTCACTAATGCGCTCAAGTTTGTTCTGCCTCAAAAAGTTCCGCACATCCGTCTCTGGGCTGAAGAAACTTCCTCAACTGAATCTATTCGGTTATGGGTCGAAGACAACGGAATTGGCATTGCTTCCGAAGATCAGGTGCGAATTTTTGATTGTTTTGAGCGACTCCACGGAAGCGATTTTTATGCTGGAACTGGTTTAGGACTGGCGATCGTGCGTCGAGCCATCGATCGCTTAGGTGGACGGGTCGGCGTGGAATCTCACCCTGGAAATGGCAGTCAATTTTGGGTAGAGTTACCACAGTTCATCGACTTGTCCGAAGGAGTTGAGTCCCGTGAGACATCCAGAGCGAATCCTGTTGATTGA
- a CDS encoding two-component hybrid sensor and regulator (similar to AA sequence:cyanobase_aa:gll1533), protein MRHPERILLIDDNPDDRALIIRELRREFPQVEITEIVNAQGFNQALEADQFDVVITDYQLLWTNGIKVLQAVKARYPYQPVIMFSSTGTQQTAIDAMKAGLDDYVIKSPRHYIRLTVSVKAMMAKVEMQQQTDLLQVRLQSLLDRLDLGIFRTRLNGELIDANPAFLRMLGVESIQEAQVGMENDALWRYEQNPIQMQQLQADPRGVEREILLRRRDGQTIWVLLSETLSTIGAETVVDGLMENISQRKQQEAEIRQLTETLEQRVSERTAQLEEANQQLEAFSYSVSHDLREPLRVIEGYAQAVLDDFDPQLDPVAQTYLHRIIIGTQRLETLIQNLLTYSQLSRGEMPLQPLSLATVIQEVLTELQPAIAAQQATITVAELLPAVQANYLTLVQVITNVLSNAIKFVPPNVRPQVTVRAEERLDRVRLWVEDNGIGVPSESRERIFQVFDRLHGSDIYPGTGIGLAIVRKGVERMGGRVGLESGQDQGTRFWIELPLFKRDE, encoded by the coding sequence GTGAGACATCCAGAGCGAATCCTGTTGATTGATGATAATCCTGACGATCGCGCCCTAATTATTCGAGAATTACGGCGCGAATTTCCGCAAGTTGAAATCACTGAAATTGTCAATGCTCAAGGATTCAATCAAGCTTTGGAAGCGGATCAATTTGATGTGGTCATTACAGATTATCAACTGCTCTGGACAAACGGCATCAAAGTTTTACAAGCGGTGAAAGCACGTTACCCGTACCAACCTGTAATTATGTTTTCGAGTACAGGTACGCAGCAAACCGCGATCGATGCGATGAAAGCTGGATTAGATGACTATGTGATCAAGTCACCCCGTCACTACATTCGCTTAACTGTTTCGGTCAAAGCGATGATGGCAAAGGTAGAAATGCAGCAACAAACAGATCTGCTTCAAGTGCGGCTGCAATCCTTGCTCGATCGCTTAGATTTAGGCATCTTTCGCACTCGATTAAACGGTGAACTAATTGATGCCAATCCTGCTTTTTTAAGAATGCTCGGTGTGGAATCGATCCAAGAAGCGCAAGTTGGAATGGAGAATGATGCACTCTGGCGATACGAACAAAATCCGATTCAAATGCAGCAGCTACAAGCCGATCCGCGAGGAGTCGAACGTGAGATTTTACTGCGACGTAGAGATGGACAAACGATCTGGGTGTTGCTGAGTGAAACGTTGAGTACGATCGGAGCCGAAACTGTTGTAGATGGATTGATGGAGAACATTAGCCAACGCAAACAGCAAGAAGCAGAAATCCGACAGCTTACCGAAACCTTGGAACAACGAGTTTCAGAGCGTACAGCTCAACTTGAAGAAGCAAACCAACAACTTGAAGCGTTTTCCTACTCTGTGTCTCATGATTTAAGAGAACCACTGAGAGTGATTGAAGGGTATGCCCAAGCGGTTCTCGACGACTTTGATCCTCAACTTGATCCGGTTGCTCAAACGTACTTACACCGGATTATAATTGGCACTCAGCGCTTAGAGACACTGATTCAAAATTTGCTAACTTACAGTCAATTGAGTCGCGGAGAAATGCCGCTTCAGCCGTTATCCTTAGCGACCGTGATTCAGGAAGTTCTCACCGAGTTACAGCCCGCAATCGCGGCTCAACAAGCGACGATTACTGTTGCAGAACTGCTGCCAGCAGTGCAGGCAAACTATCTAACTTTAGTGCAAGTGATCACCAATGTCTTATCCAATGCAATTAAGTTTGTGCCTCCGAATGTTCGTCCCCAGGTGACTGTTCGAGCCGAGGAGCGTCTCGATCGCGTTCGTCTCTGGGTCGAAGATAACGGCATTGGTGTGCCTTCGGAGTCGAGAGAACGAATCTTTCAGGTGTTCGATCGATTGCATGGTTCCGACATCTATCCGGGAACTGGAATCGGACTAGCGATCGTGCGAAAAGGAGTTGAACGCATGGGCGGACGAGTCGGATTGGAATCGGGGCAAGATCAAGGCACTCGCTTTTGGATTGAACTTCCTTTGTTTAAGCGCGACGAGTAA
- a CDS encoding DNA polymerase I (ab initio prediction:Prodigal:2.6;~similar to AA sequence:cyanobase_aa:CT1667): MWGRDNIPGVPRISAKTAATLLAKYNSNAERTASIEEIFNHLWQISPAIYQKLRFHQEIALLSKQLATLERELSLAPCTLQQLRCASKKAEADIV; this comes from the coding sequence GTGTGGGGACGCGACAACATTCCAGGAGTCCCTAGAATTAGTGCGAAAACGGCAGCTACTCTGTTGGCAAAGTACAACTCGAACGCGGAGCGCACTGCAAGCATCGAGGAGATCTTCAATCATTTGTGGCAGATTTCTCCTGCTATCTATCAAAAACTGCGATTCCATCAGGAGATTGCACTGTTATCCAAGCAGCTTGCCACACTTGAGCGAGAATTGTCGCTTGCGCCCTGCACTTTGCAACAGCTACGTTGTGCATCCAAAAAGGCTGAAGCTGATATTGTGTGA
- a CDS encoding hypothetical protein (similar to AA sequence:cyanobase_aa:Npun_BF174), translating into MPRKAPQKCYRCAALHIEQVHQLHETPKTDPENFLRDPNIQSDGCYDLKLCPPKRSRLRNAEVNRQKQLIEQQARLEQVGVDAPALDRAYAVLTVYREAGYDSPIHAISGSVWKGNEQIVQITPIHTEGMTPGVLEASVDRMVLVLSQRYGIRKFSARIRLDPLCCPIRPCFHHAEGVA; encoded by the coding sequence ATGCCGAGAAAAGCACCACAAAAATGCTACAGATGCGCGGCACTGCACATCGAGCAAGTGCATCAACTTCATGAGACTCCGAAAACTGATCCAGAGAACTTCCTGCGCGACCCAAACATCCAGAGCGATGGCTGCTACGATTTGAAGCTTTGCCCACCAAAGCGATCGCGCTTGCGAAATGCAGAAGTCAATCGCCAAAAACAGCTCATTGAGCAGCAAGCGCGTCTGGAGCAGGTTGGGGTCGATGCGCCCGCTTTAGATCGGGCTTATGCGGTGCTGACCGTGTATCGTGAAGCTGGATACGACTCTCCGATTCACGCGATCTCAGGGTCAGTCTGGAAAGGCAATGAACAAATCGTTCAGATCACACCCATTCACACCGAGGGGATGACTCCTGGGGTACTCGAAGCGTCTGTCGATCGCATGGTGCTGGTGCTGTCTCAGCGATATGGCATTCGCAAATTTTCGGCGCGGATTCGACTTGATCCGTTGTGCTGCCCGATTCGTCCCTGCTTTCATCATGCGGAGGGAGTGGCATGA
- a CDS encoding phage integrase (similar to AA sequence:cyanobase_aa:AM1_E0111), which translates to MPQSIPDPHFIIRTPAQVPVSDPTPPIDLRGSRIDESLMARSLSSNSQRAYRQDLKAFTDWTQAPWAMVSPRFVAQFKEHLMREEKGQRVRSDATVRRILGTLKNFFGWMTRSRYLEFDPTLEIDLPKLPEPEADNLSQSEVERILDSAISETTLPERNLAVLLLLLHGFRAKSVH; encoded by the coding sequence ATGCCCCAATCGATTCCTGACCCTCACTTTATTATTCGCACTCCTGCTCAAGTTCCGGTATCAGACCCCACACCGCCGATCGACTTGAGGGGATCGCGCATCGATGAGTCTCTGATGGCACGATCGCTGTCTTCCAATAGCCAAAGAGCGTATCGTCAAGACTTGAAAGCCTTTACGGACTGGACACAAGCACCGTGGGCGATGGTCAGTCCACGATTCGTCGCTCAGTTCAAAGAGCATTTGATGCGCGAGGAGAAAGGTCAACGAGTGCGTTCTGATGCGACCGTACGACGAATTCTGGGAACGCTGAAGAACTTTTTCGGCTGGATGACCCGATCTCGCTATCTCGAATTTGACCCCACATTAGAGATTGATTTGCCGAAATTACCAGAACCAGAAGCCGACAACTTATCCCAAAGCGAAGTCGAGCGAATTCTCGATTCTGCGATCTCAGAGACGACCCTGCCCGAACGGAATCTGGCAGTTTTGCTGCTACTGCTGCATGGATTTCGAGCGAAGTCTGTGCATTAA
- a CDS encoding ABC1 family protein (similar to AA sequence:cyanobase_aa:LBDG_41770), with translation MFSRLVQTSSRQGEIVEVVFRNGWDYMRRLLTGGKVDEPKLPPPAVLRNILVDLGPVYVKLGQLLSTRPDLLPAEYIDALSTLQAEVPPVDWAEVEVMLRKQFNQPIEEIFASINYKPVAAGSIAQTHRAVLKDGRPVALKVQRPGLSAVVEQDISLIRLIARLVAQTEFGQYYDIVSIAEEFAEALRNELDFTQEARYTDQLRQNLGNTRWFDSTKLVVPQIYWEYTTDKLIAMEWLDGVAVLSALPPIGFDGTTDLQEREDISTLLLRAFFQQICLDGFFHADPHPGNVFYLQDGRVALLDCGMVGRLDPRTQQLILELVLAIVNLDAQRCTQLVLQLAPPVQPINRVKLETEFDRLLRRYYSLNISQVNFSKLVYEVLQVVRDNKVRVPGNLGLCAKAIANLEGIARSLDPNFNIPNKIRPMMTEVFQRQIVGEAPLIALLRTALDVKNLSLQSPRQVELLLDRVTSETLQWNLSIREAEPIRRTIDSSANRVSFSIVVGSLIMGAAIISANTQSSQVYWVSDVLFAAASFLGLWLILSILRSGPLR, from the coding sequence ATGTTTTCTAGACTTGTCCAAACTAGCTCTCGTCAAGGTGAAATCGTAGAAGTCGTCTTCCGAAATGGATGGGACTATATGCGGCGACTGCTCACAGGTGGCAAAGTGGATGAGCCGAAACTTCCCCCACCTGCGGTTCTGCGAAATATTTTGGTCGATTTGGGTCCGGTTTACGTCAAACTGGGACAACTTCTAAGTACCCGTCCCGACTTGCTGCCTGCGGAATATATCGATGCCCTTTCTACCCTTCAAGCTGAAGTGCCTCCCGTCGATTGGGCAGAAGTCGAAGTGATGTTGCGGAAACAATTCAATCAGCCGATCGAAGAAATTTTTGCCTCGATTAATTACAAACCTGTTGCAGCGGGTTCGATCGCTCAAACCCATCGGGCTGTTCTGAAAGATGGTCGTCCGGTTGCACTCAAAGTTCAGCGTCCCGGATTGAGCGCGGTAGTTGAACAAGATATTTCGCTGATTCGATTGATTGCGCGGTTGGTGGCTCAAACTGAATTTGGGCAGTACTACGATATTGTATCGATCGCAGAAGAGTTCGCGGAAGCACTGAGAAATGAACTCGATTTCACTCAGGAAGCTCGATACACGGATCAACTCAGACAGAATTTAGGAAATACTCGCTGGTTTGATTCTACAAAGTTAGTCGTTCCTCAGATTTATTGGGAGTACACCACCGATAAGCTGATTGCAATGGAGTGGTTGGATGGTGTTGCTGTGCTTTCTGCACTTCCACCCATTGGATTTGATGGGACAACGGACTTACAAGAGCGAGAAGATATCTCAACTTTGTTACTTCGGGCGTTCTTTCAACAGATCTGTTTAGATGGATTCTTCCATGCAGATCCGCATCCTGGCAATGTGTTCTACCTCCAAGATGGTCGCGTTGCATTGCTCGATTGTGGAATGGTTGGGCGACTTGATCCGAGAACACAACAGTTAATTTTGGAATTGGTGTTAGCGATCGTCAATCTTGATGCTCAAAGATGCACTCAATTAGTTCTGCAACTTGCCCCACCCGTACAACCGATCAATCGAGTAAAGCTAGAAACTGAATTCGATCGACTATTACGCCGCTACTATAGTTTGAACATTTCACAAGTCAACTTTAGTAAGCTTGTCTATGAAGTCTTGCAAGTGGTTCGAGATAACAAAGTTCGAGTGCCCGGAAACTTAGGACTCTGTGCAAAAGCGATCGCGAACTTGGAAGGAATTGCTCGATCTCTTGATCCAAACTTCAACATTCCAAACAAGATTCGTCCGATGATGACTGAAGTATTTCAGCGGCAGATTGTTGGAGAAGCACCTTTAATTGCATTGTTACGAACGGCTTTAGATGTCAAAAACTTGTCGCTGCAATCACCGAGACAGGTGGAATTATTGCTCGATCGAGTGACTTCTGAAACATTGCAGTGGAACCTTTCGATTCGAGAAGCAGAACCGATAAGACGCACGATCGATTCTTCTGCAAATCGAGTGTCTTTTAGTATCGTGGTTGGCTCTTTAATTATGGGAGCCGCGATTATTTCTGCAAATACACAGTCGAGTCAAGTGTATTGGGTAAGTGATGTGCTGTTTGCTGCTGCAAGTTTCTTAGGATTGTGGCTAATTTTGAGCATTCTCCGATCGGGACCCTTACGATAG
- a CDS encoding hypothetical protein (similar to AA sequence:cyanobase_aa:NIES39_C00390) has product MVECFRSSTFNGHDNVRLAIVSRLSWIRKQQASFQAQPRQSQREMVTGESHYVFGQRYRLEVTERRGIHEVVIKNNQTLQLFVNPGTSLHNRAQTLNQWYCDQLKAKIPDLINH; this is encoded by the coding sequence ATGGTCGAGTGCTTCCGTTCCTCTACATTTAACGGACACGACAATGTGCGTTTAGCGATCGTGTCTCGTCTGAGTTGGATTCGCAAGCAGCAGGCATCTTTTCAAGCTCAGCCTCGTCAGTCCCAGCGCGAGATGGTCACGGGTGAGAGTCACTATGTTTTTGGTCAACGTTATCGGCTAGAAGTAACTGAGCGCCGAGGAATCCACGAAGTTGTGATCAAGAACAATCAAACACTCCAGCTTTTTGTCAATCCTGGAACCTCGCTCCACAATCGCGCTCAAACCTTGAACCAGTGGTATTGTGACCAACTCAAAGCCAAGATTCCCGATTTGATCAATCACTGA
- a CDS encoding hypothetical protein (conserved hypothetical protein;~similar to AA sequence:cyanobase_aa:LBDG_32960) gives MTEAKLQALSTWKWTLDRYHQAVEAGVFEGVPVELLQGELIEMSPEGIPHSSFSDEAAEYLREQLRGLAKVREAKPITLPNYSEPEPDISIVQLPVEIYRLHHPYVENIYWVIEYSNSSLQKDLEVKSKIYAEAGIREYWVINLKTRELNVFRNPVNREYQEQVVLTDGVVCPLAFPEVKIEVARLLQR, from the coding sequence ATGACTGAAGCCAAACTGCAAGCACTTTCAACGTGGAAATGGACGCTCGATCGCTATCACCAAGCGGTCGAAGCGGGGGTATTTGAGGGTGTGCCCGTCGAACTATTGCAGGGAGAATTGATCGAGATGTCACCTGAAGGAATACCGCACTCGTCGTTTAGTGATGAAGCGGCTGAATATTTGCGGGAACAGTTGCGCGGTCTCGCCAAGGTGCGAGAAGCCAAACCAATCACGCTTCCCAATTATTCGGAGCCAGAACCTGACATTTCGATCGTGCAGTTACCTGTTGAGATCTATCGGTTGCATCATCCGTATGTCGAAAACATTTATTGGGTGATCGAATACTCAAACTCAAGCTTGCAGAAAGACTTGGAAGTGAAGTCTAAAATCTACGCAGAAGCAGGCATTCGTGAGTATTGGGTGATCAACTTAAAGACGAGAGAATTGAACGTGTTTCGGAATCCAGTGAATCGGGAGTACCAAGAGCAGGTTGTATTGACGGATGGTGTGGTTTGTCCGCTCGCTTTCCCAGAGGTGAAAATCGAGGTTGCAAGATTGTTACAGCGATAG
- a CDS encoding multi-sensor hybrid histidine kinase (similar to AA sequence:cyanobase_aa:Npun_R6464) → MLHVLLVDDNPDDRILASRALQQGFSAVEVHSVIDTVTFNQALNEGKFDIVVTDYQLLWSNGITILEAVKAKYPYCPVVMFTNSADQETAIAAMKSGLDDYLVKSSRHYARLPLVVQSVLQRMEMKRALEAEQEQLLIRERTARLRAEAEERRSAFLAEASQLLASSLEFDIVLQQVAQLAVPSLADWCLVDIIDGDFINWHEPVIAAIDSDKEALVRELKRKFPPTIDDDYGPAKVLRTGEPELVADLAQAFALDMVQSVGHLALLHQLEAQSFMFVPIQFAERTLGTISFVSSQPDRSYTPADLEMAIELARRSAFAIENARLYREAQEANRLKDEFLAIVSHELRTPLNMILGWSKMLGGGKLSEAMQAKAIETIERNAWQQSQLINDLLDTSLIIQNQILLTCYWINLIPIVHAAVQTVRDAAERKSIEIELQLNPATNRVFGDAKRLQQIVRNLLSNAIKFTPNGGRVQVRLEQINQQIQLQVIDTGKGIDSEFLPYIYDRFRQADGSIQRSFGGLGLGLTIVRHLVEMHGGTIYATSGGIDQGATFTVQLPTQTTQAATNQSDQSLSCAPCNGSSSVKAAQFD, encoded by the coding sequence ATGCTCCACGTCCTTCTGGTAGATGACAATCCTGACGATCGTATTCTCGCATCACGAGCATTACAGCAAGGGTTCTCAGCCGTTGAAGTCCATTCAGTGATCGATACCGTAACCTTTAATCAAGCCTTAAACGAAGGCAAATTCGATATCGTTGTGACTGACTATCAACTGTTGTGGTCAAACGGAATAACGATTCTAGAGGCTGTGAAAGCAAAATATCCGTACTGTCCGGTTGTGATGTTTACGAACAGTGCAGATCAAGAAACCGCGATCGCTGCGATGAAGTCTGGATTAGACGATTACCTCGTAAAATCTTCTCGACACTATGCCCGATTGCCGCTCGTCGTGCAGAGTGTCCTACAACGGATGGAGATGAAACGGGCATTAGAAGCAGAACAGGAACAGTTGCTCATACGCGAACGGACTGCCCGTCTCCGCGCCGAAGCAGAAGAACGGCGTTCCGCGTTTCTCGCTGAAGCCAGTCAATTACTTGCTTCTTCACTGGAGTTTGATATTGTTCTGCAACAGGTGGCACAACTCGCAGTTCCCAGTCTTGCGGATTGGTGCTTGGTAGACATTATCGATGGTGATTTTATCAATTGGCATGAACCCGTCATTGCAGCAATTGATTCAGACAAAGAAGCATTAGTACGAGAACTGAAACGTAAGTTTCCTCCCACGATCGACGATGATTATGGACCTGCGAAAGTTTTGCGTACCGGAGAACCCGAACTCGTTGCTGATCTCGCGCAGGCGTTTGCGTTGGACATGGTGCAGAGTGTTGGACATCTCGCACTCCTGCATCAACTCGAAGCCCAGTCGTTTATGTTTGTGCCAATTCAATTTGCAGAACGTACACTTGGAACGATTTCCTTTGTCTCTTCTCAGCCTGATCGATCCTACACGCCTGCGGATTTAGAAATGGCGATCGAATTAGCACGACGATCGGCATTTGCGATCGAGAATGCACGACTCTATCGAGAAGCCCAAGAAGCCAACCGCCTCAAAGATGAGTTTTTAGCGATCGTCTCACACGAATTACGAACGCCGCTGAACATGATTTTAGGCTGGTCAAAGATGCTTGGTGGAGGCAAACTATCCGAAGCGATGCAAGCAAAAGCAATTGAAACGATCGAGCGCAATGCTTGGCAGCAAAGCCAACTGATCAATGATTTGCTCGATACGTCTCTGATTATTCAAAATCAAATTCTGCTCACCTGCTATTGGATCAATCTCATTCCCATTGTTCATGCTGCCGTTCAAACCGTTCGGGATGCGGCTGAGAGAAAATCAATCGAAATCGAATTGCAGTTAAATCCAGCGACCAATCGAGTGTTTGGAGACGCGAAACGGTTACAGCAGATTGTTCGCAACTTGCTCTCGAATGCAATCAAATTCACGCCGAACGGTGGGCGGGTGCAGGTTCGACTAGAGCAAATCAATCAGCAGATTCAGCTTCAGGTCATTGATACCGGGAAAGGCATCGATTCAGAATTTTTGCCGTATATCTACGATCGCTTTCGGCAAGCCGACGGATCAATTCAGCGATCGTTTGGGGGATTGGGATTAGGATTAACGATCGTGCGGCACTTGGTCGAGATGCACGGTGGTACAATTTATGCCACCAGTGGAGGAATCGATCAAGGTGCAACGTTTACCGTACAGTTGCCGACCCAGACGACTCAGGCTGCCACGAATCAGAGCGATCAATCTCTGAGTTGCGCTCCTTGCAACGGCAGTTCAAGTGTAAAAGCTGCACAGTTCGATTAG
- a CDS encoding hypothetical protein (similar to AA sequence:cyanobase_aa:MAE04270) yields MIIVSDTSPINNLAAIGALYLLRELYEVVIIAEAVYRELTDPNSPVAGATEVQTFEWIQTRSLMNRTLLNALSNELDPGEAEAIALAVEIKADQVLIDERRGRAVAARLSLQYTGVLVEAKSRELIPAVRPLLDALIDQAGFWMASSLYDRVLQQVKEED; encoded by the coding sequence GTGATTATTGTCAGCGATACTTCACCCATTAACAATCTTGCAGCGATTGGTGCGCTCTATCTGCTTCGAGAGCTTTATGAGGTTGTGATTATTGCAGAAGCAGTGTATCGAGAATTGACTGATCCAAATTCCCCGGTTGCGGGTGCGACTGAGGTGCAAACTTTTGAGTGGATTCAGACACGATCGCTGATGAATCGGACTCTGCTGAATGCACTCAGTAATGAGCTTGATCCTGGTGAGGCTGAAGCGATTGCGTTGGCTGTGGAGATTAAGGCGGATCAGGTTTTGATTGATGAGCGGCGAGGGCGGGCGGTTGCTGCTCGGCTAAGTCTGCAATATACGGGTGTTTTGGTGGAGGCAAAGAGTCGGGAGTTAATTCCTGCGGTGCGACCTTTGCTTGATGCTTTAATCGATCAGGCAGGATTTTGGATGGCTTCTTCTTTGTACGATCGTGTGTTGCAGCAGGTCAAAGAAGAGGACTAA
- a CDS encoding hypothetical protein (conserved hypothetical protein;~similar to AA sequence:cyanobase_aa:LBDG_12610), whose translation MTQTKPRFSTIEEYLNYDDGTDTRYELVNGELVESPNENPINNTIAMLLVSYFLQLGISPYRLAIGHQIEVESSEVSVRQPDLVVHTEESIRALLSGDRIIRLGMPVPQLVVEVVSPGGPSSENYQRDYVEKPREYAARGIGELWQVDPGRAVVNVLELVNGAYQSRPFAGDDPILSPQFPNLQLTAAQLLAVQLYCNSALWGE comes from the coding sequence ATGACTCAAACGAAGCCACGATTCAGCACGATCGAGGAATATCTCAACTATGACGATGGCACTGATACTCGCTACGAATTGGTGAATGGGGAGCTAGTTGAATCGCCGAACGAAAATCCAATCAATAATACGATCGCAATGCTTCTGGTCAGCTACTTTCTGCAACTGGGCATTTCACCCTACCGACTTGCAATCGGACATCAAATCGAGGTCGAATCGAGTGAAGTCAGCGTTCGACAGCCAGATCTCGTTGTTCATACTGAAGAATCGATTCGAGCGCTCCTCTCAGGCGATCGTATCATCCGACTGGGAATGCCCGTGCCGCAGCTTGTGGTCGAAGTGGTTTCACCGGGCGGTCCGAGTAGCGAGAACTATCAACGCGATTACGTGGAAAAGCCGAGAGAATATGCGGCACGAGGCATCGGTGAATTGTGGCAAGTTGATCCCGGTCGAGCTGTCGTGAACGTGCTGGAACTGGTAAACGGAGCTTATCAATCGCGTCCGTTCGCGGGTGATGATCCAATTCTGTCACCGCAGTTTCCGAATTTACAATTGACCGCAGCTCAACTTCTAGCGGTGCAACTTTACTGCAACTCTGCGTTGTGGGGAGAGTAA